GGGAAGCTTAccagaaaaatagtaaaaattCCTATCCGAAATCGTCACATTCGCTGCACCACTCACCTACCCACCAGACCATCACCAGAACCTTCCCGAAcagttgttcaaaaaaaaaaagaaccttCCCGAACAGGTCCCTGTAACTTTTCTAACCGGTTTGATCTTTACCCGCGGCCTCTGCACCTAAAACTAGCGGGTCCGCGGCCCCACACGCCAGCGCACACAGTCTTAGCTTCCCCGTTACTCATGCCCCGGCGCTTTTAGCACGCCAACAGTGCCGAGCCCAGATCTGGTCGGTATCGACGCAGTCACGCCGACCACGTATGCTAGACGAGCGGATGACCTGCGGGCCCCAGGTAGACCCGGACCCACATGTAATCGGGACGGAAGGATAAGTTCCGGGAAGCTACGCGGTAGGGAGGACCGGCACGTCCCGGGCACGAGCTCGTCAACCCCCGGACTCCGTCCGCACTCGCTCTCGTGACTTCCATTCCAAAATTGTCCGCTCCTTCCTCCCGTGCCTCCCTCCACCTCGACGATGCCAAAACCCTAGAGGGAACCCCACCCCACCTCTCCCCCCGTCTTGTTCCTCGGGGCGCGGCACCAGCCATGGCGGAGCCGGCACTCCTCGACCCCTCCCCGTTCGACCTCCGCCACTACCCGGCGCACCTCTTCgacccggacctccccctcgccggcggcgacctcccGCTCGGCGGattcgccggcgacgacgggcTCGACTTCGACCTGCCGGCCGATTTCTCCGTCGACGACTTCCTCCTCCGCTCCCCCGaccgcggcggcgaaggcgacgACTCCGGCGAGGGCTccgcggccggatccggccccgccgcgtccacctccgcctccccgGTCACCTCCGCCGCCAATTCCGCCGTGGCCAGCGCCGGCGACCGCGAGGTGAAGCACGAGGACTCGGACGAGGGAAGGAGCGGCGCCGCCCCGAACTGGAGCCTCAAGCGGAAGCAGGCGAGCGCTGGAGCGAGCTCGGACGGGGCCAAGTGCCGCCgatccggcgacggcgagctttCCCCGTCCGCGTCTGCGTCGGCTTCGGCGTCGCGGGCCGCCGCGGAGGACTCCGACGagaggggcgcgggcggcgaggaagAGGACAAGCGCCGGACTGCGCGTCTGATGCGGAACCGCGAGAGCGCGCAGCTGTCTCGGCAGAGGAAGAAGCGGTACTTcgaggagctggaggagaagGTGAAGTCGATGCACTCGGTGATAAACGACCTCAATTCTAAGATCTCCTTCATTGTGGCCGAGAACGCCACGCTTCGGCAGCAGCTCGGTGGCGGTGGTGTGAGTGGCCCACCTCCTGGGGTGtatccaccgccgctgccgggcATTCATTTCCCGTGGGTTCCTGGGTATGCAATGCGGCCTCATGGCTCCCATGTCCCACTGGTGCCTATCCCCCGCTTGAAGCCGCAGCAGACAGCGGCTGCAGCAAAGGTATCCAAAAAACCAGAGGTCAAGAAGGCTGCGGAGAGCAAGAGTAAGGCCAAGACCAAGAAGGTGGCGAGTGTTAGTCTTCTTGGTTTGCTGTTTGTTGCGCTTGTCTTTGGTGCTTTTGTTCCGGGGTTCAATCATAGTTTCGGAATGAGTGGCAGGAGCAACGATGTGATATTTGGAAATTTTGGCCGCTCTGATGCTAGGGTGTTTAGTGTCACTAACCATGGGAAAGGACCTAAAGGCGGTTTAAACAGTAGCGGCATG
The nucleotide sequence above comes from Panicum virgatum strain AP13 chromosome 3K, P.virgatum_v5, whole genome shotgun sequence. Encoded proteins:
- the LOC120698694 gene encoding bZIP transcription factor 39-like, with product MAEPALLDPSPFDLRHYPAHLFDPDLPLAGGDLPLGGFAGDDGLDFDLPADFSVDDFLLRSPDRGGEGDDSGEGSAAGSGPAASTSASPVTSAANSAVASAGDREVKHEDSDEGRSGAAPNWSLKRKQASAGASSDGAKCRRSGDGELSPSASASASASRAAAEDSDERGAGGEEEDKRRTARLMRNRESAQLSRQRKKRYFEELEEKVKSMHSVINDLNSKISFIVAENATLRQQLGGGGVSGPPPGVYPPPLPGIHFPWVPGYAMRPHGSHVPLVPIPRLKPQQTAAAAKVSKKPEVKKAAESKSKAKTKKVASVSLLGLLFVALVFGAFVPGFNHSFGMSGRSNDVIFGNFGRSDARVFSVTNHGKGPKGGLNSSGMIDADPGMAGNADGAGQKHHPAHNSSEILPALLYVPRNGKHVKINGNLIIHSVLASEKAVAHRASTGQSVKDHKETSVAIARYLSPTGKDTDSKETFPPDASLPQWFREGMEGPILNSGMCSEVFQFNISAASAKSGGIIPASPTVNSSSVNATQKIPKPAPAYGGKLKNRRIMYNEAIPLTGKTVNNTEPQAFNSTSESSKVPDSKPASSVVVSVLADPREAGNGDGDPRVSPKPLSRIFVVVLLDGVRYVTYSCTLPFKSVSPHLVN